A region of Moorena producens PAL-8-15-08-1 DNA encodes the following proteins:
- a CDS encoding phycocyanin subunit beta — protein MLDAFSKAVVAADAKGGFVGGDDLNALKGFIAEGNKRLDAVNFISSNASCIVTDAVAGIVCESPGLTAPGGGVYTNRKMAACLRDGEIILRYVCYALLSGDSSVLTDRCLNGLKETYAALGVPTGNTTRAVAIMKAAAVAFVNNTASQRTESVTSGDCASLAAEVGSYFDAVGSAIS, from the coding sequence ATGCTAGACGCTTTTTCAAAAGCCGTAGTTGCTGCCGATGCCAAAGGTGGATTTGTTGGCGGTGATGATTTAAACGCTCTGAAGGGATTTATTGCTGAGGGGAACAAGCGCCTTGATGCTGTGAATTTTATCTCCAGCAATGCTAGCTGTATCGTTACTGATGCGGTTGCTGGTATCGTTTGCGAAAGCCCTGGTTTAACTGCTCCTGGTGGCGGTGTTTACACCAACCGCAAGATGGCTGCTTGTCTACGTGATGGCGAAATCATCTTGCGTTATGTGTGCTATGCCCTTCTGAGCGGAGATAGTTCTGTACTGACTGACCGCTGTTTGAATGGCCTTAAGGAAACCTACGCTGCTTTGGGCGTCCCCACTGGTAATACTACCCGGGCTGTTGCCATCATGAAGGCTGCTGCTGTGGCTTTTGTTAACAACACTGCATCTCAACGCACAGAGTCTGTTACTAGTGGTGATTGTGCTTCTTTGGCTGCAGAAGTTGGTAGCTACTTCGATGCAGTCGGCAGTGCTATTAGCTAG
- a CDS encoding phycobilisome rod-core linker polypeptide encodes MQNTTQTRQGQYQAWEEMDPIELWPGRSEAEIETVIRAAYRQVLGNAHVMESERLTVPESQLKQGEITVREFVRQVAKSELYRSRFFDICPRYRSIELNFKHLLGRAPDDYSETFYHSQLLDKGGFETEIDSYIDSDEYQEVFGEYIVPFYRGYKTQTGKKLLGFTNMFVLMPSVSSSDKDNVSGNLPRLNKSIIYNNPLGQAPVTDIQALLDEVLKPKIQPQEAPTEAQKQRSQAYQAIQRKCQEQEELLKTLQQKVADLQPLASLGESQFSKWQSYSSSSNGGSGFTSIAAQIPMAAATVEPNSYEALQQKSEQQAQEIAKLQEKIADQRRLAMIAETQLNKWRPRSY; translated from the coding sequence ATGCAAAACACAACTCAAACCAGGCAAGGTCAGTATCAAGCCTGGGAAGAAATGGATCCAATTGAGCTGTGGCCAGGTCGTTCGGAAGCAGAAATCGAGACGGTGATTCGAGCAGCATACCGTCAGGTTTTGGGAAATGCCCATGTCATGGAAAGTGAACGGCTAACTGTCCCGGAATCCCAGCTCAAGCAGGGCGAAATCACTGTCCGTGAGTTTGTGCGTCAGGTTGCCAAGTCAGAGTTGTATCGGTCAAGGTTTTTCGATATCTGTCCCCGCTATCGATCAATCGAGCTGAATTTTAAGCATTTGCTTGGTCGTGCTCCTGATGACTACTCCGAGACCTTTTATCACAGCCAATTACTGGATAAAGGGGGTTTCGAAACGGAGATTGATTCTTATATCGATAGTGACGAGTACCAAGAGGTGTTTGGGGAATATATCGTACCGTTTTACCGGGGCTATAAAACCCAAACAGGCAAAAAGCTGCTTGGGTTTACTAACATGTTCGTGCTGATGCCCAGCGTTTCTAGCTCTGATAAAGACAATGTGTCAGGGAATCTGCCAAGGCTAAATAAATCGATTATTTACAATAATCCCCTTGGGCAAGCCCCAGTTACTGATATCCAAGCCTTATTGGATGAAGTACTTAAGCCCAAAATCCAACCGCAGGAAGCTCCCACAGAAGCTCAGAAACAACGCTCACAAGCGTATCAAGCCATCCAACGGAAATGCCAAGAGCAAGAAGAACTGCTGAAAACCTTGCAGCAAAAGGTCGCAGACTTACAACCATTGGCTAGCTTGGGAGAATCACAGTTTAGCAAATGGCAGTCTTACAGTTCTTCGAGCAATGGTGGTAGTGGTTTCACCAGCATTGCAGCCCAAATCCCCATGGCAGCAGCGACTGTAGAGCCAAACAGTTATGAAGCTCTGCAACAAAAGTCTGAACAACAGGCTCAGGAAATTGCTAAGTTACAAGAAAAGATTGCTGATCAGCGGCGTTTAGCTATGATTGCAGAAACCCAGTTGAATAAGTGGCGTCCTCGTAGTTATTAG
- a CDS encoding bleomycin hydrolase, with the protein MKSVLTTVVASADLAGRFPSASDLESVQGSLQRSAARMEAADKLAGNYDAVAQEAVDAIYQKFPNGSGRDIDAGTQKEKCKRDIVHYLRLINYCLVVGGTGPLDEWGIAGAREVYKALGIDAATYVTGLTFLRDRGCAPRDMSAQALVEYRIYLDYVINSMS; encoded by the coding sequence ATGAAATCAGTGTTAACCACTGTTGTCGCTTCCGCTGACCTAGCAGGTCGGTTTCCTAGCGCTTCTGACCTAGAATCAGTTCAAGGCAGCTTACAACGTTCTGCTGCTCGTATGGAAGCTGCTGATAAGTTAGCAGGTAACTACGATGCTGTAGCTCAAGAAGCTGTTGATGCTATTTATCAAAAATTCCCTAACGGTAGTGGTCGGGACATCGATGCAGGTACTCAGAAAGAAAAGTGCAAGCGTGACATCGTTCACTACCTGCGTTTGATCAACTATTGCCTAGTAGTCGGTGGTACTGGTCCTCTGGATGAGTGGGGTATTGCTGGCGCTCGTGAAGTCTACAAAGCTTTAGGTATCGATGCCGCTACCTATGTTACTGGTTTGACCTTCCTCCGGGATCGTGGCTGCGCTCCTCGTGATATGTCTGCCCAAGCCTTGGTTGAATACCGGATTTATCTTGATTATGTAATCAACTCCATGTCATAG
- a CDS encoding HEAT repeat domain-containing protein, translated as MSTEELYQQLKNKNPKLRQRAMRQIAAERTENTIPELMAILDNEDVVYRRAAVQTLGVIGLDAVPVLAETLTTSENNTVRASCAKALAAIALNYSEETFPTVGLQGLQTALEDPDPVVKISTVGALGTIGPPAFEILVAALEIDDIALQVTVLQALGSLGDERAMEVLSAAAENQEADPYIRESAASSISRLEQVLKFGSSRKASRE; from the coding sequence ATGTCTACAGAAGAGTTATATCAACAATTAAAAAATAAAAATCCTAAACTCCGACAAAGAGCCATGCGGCAAATTGCAGCAGAGCGCACCGAGAATACTATTCCTGAGTTGATGGCAATTTTGGATAATGAGGATGTGGTTTATCGGCGAGCAGCAGTACAAACTCTAGGTGTGATTGGTCTTGATGCTGTACCGGTATTGGCAGAAACCTTAACAACCAGTGAAAATAACACCGTACGGGCTAGCTGTGCTAAAGCCCTGGCTGCGATCGCTCTTAACTACTCAGAAGAAACCTTCCCAACTGTCGGGTTGCAAGGTCTACAAACAGCTCTTGAAGACCCAGATCCTGTTGTCAAAATATCGACAGTGGGTGCATTGGGAACCATAGGTCCACCTGCTTTTGAAATCCTAGTAGCTGCTTTGGAAATCGACGATATTGCCCTTCAAGTTACTGTCCTACAGGCTCTAGGTTCCTTGGGGGATGAGAGAGCGATGGAAGTGCTATCTGCTGCCGCTGAAAATCAGGAAGCCGACCCCTATATCCGAGAATCAGCGGCTAGTTCCATATCACGCTTGGAACAGGTGCTCAAATTTGGTTCAAGCAGGAAAGCATCTCGAGAATAA